Within the Beduinella massiliensis genome, the region CAGCTCCATCGCACAGATTCCCCGCCGCAAAAGGCGCGCGCCCCTCTCCTCGATTCTGATCTCCACGTCCGTCTCCGCGCCCTCTTCGTCCCGCTCGACGTATCGCAGCGCGGGGCCCTGAGGCAGCCTGCGCAATTCACCGCTGAACGTCCGCCGCAGGGTCTGCCGCTCCTTCTGCGCGTCTTCCTGCACGCTGACGACTTGGATCAACACCGCAACAGCCTCGGACATCCTTATTCCTCCATCGTCAAATCGTGTACCTCATTATAACCATTCAGCCGCCTATTTGCAAGCATCCGTGTCGACCAGCGCGCCATAAAGCCCATTTTTCAAGAGGGTTTCACAGCTTTTACGCCGTCAATTTTGCATTTTCTGCGTCAATCTGCTTTAAAATCTCCAATTCTTCGCCCGTTTTTGCATCTATGTAGACCAGGTAATAGCCGCCGCCGAACATGCCGGAGAATTCATAGCACAGCTTTTCGCCGCCCTCTGTCGGAATGACGCACAGGCGCTTTC harbors:
- a CDS encoding DUF1934 family protein; translation: MSEAVAVLIQVVSVQEDAQKERQTLRRTFSGELRRLPQGPALRYVERDEEGAETDVEIRIEERGARLLRRGICAMELTLVPGETSRSVYQTPYGAMDLTVRTQEASFSETGAGAKVGLRYDVYVQAELLSRNTVQVTYRVKP